From the Comamonas odontotermitis genome, one window contains:
- a CDS encoding response regulator transcription factor — MSEIDDKINNHSTPHILIVDDDPDQLRLLVAALRNTSYRVSVALNGDQGYARASVLIPDLILLDVRMPGRSGIMIARLLKKNPATQHIPIIFLSGMTEKTERLEGLRAGGVDYISKPFHVEEVLERTRIHLEISQKKITSCTKSSNENYYSSKDNNLPTLSSTNLTLKQVATEYIFNHIQEPSLKSTDVAIHLRISLRRLNTVFEAFNHLSAFEFIRQERMRRAALLLGQSTLTIADVAMEVGYSNPANFSTEFKKFWEKSPTQLKSEYQANPEILQEFISSKLK; from the coding sequence GTGTCAGAAATAGATGACAAAATCAATAATCACTCCACGCCCCATATACTGATAGTGGATGACGACCCAGACCAGCTTCGTCTGCTGGTTGCTGCATTACGAAATACATCGTACCGTGTAAGTGTGGCTCTCAACGGCGATCAAGGGTATGCACGAGCAAGCGTCCTTATTCCTGATTTGATCCTGCTAGATGTTCGCATGCCCGGGCGCAGCGGAATTATGATTGCTCGGCTTCTGAAGAAAAATCCTGCCACTCAGCATATCCCTATTATTTTTCTTTCCGGCATGACCGAAAAAACCGAGCGTCTGGAGGGGCTGAGAGCAGGCGGCGTAGACTATATCAGCAAGCCATTTCATGTTGAAGAGGTGCTGGAGAGGACGCGAATTCATCTAGAGATATCTCAGAAAAAAATTACGTCATGCACGAAATCGAGCAATGAAAACTATTACTCGTCCAAGGACAACAATCTACCAACTTTATCATCTACCAATCTGACACTGAAACAAGTGGCAACTGAATATATATTCAACCATATTCAGGAACCCTCTTTAAAAAGCACAGACGTTGCCATTCACCTCAGAATATCACTACGCCGTCTGAACACTGTTTTCGAGGCTTTCAATCACTTATCAGCATTTGAATTCATTCGACAGGAACGCATGCGCAGGGCCGCTTTGCTATTGGGCCAAAGTACATTGACCATTGCGGATGTAGCAATGGAGGTCGGCTATTCAAATCCTGCCAACTTTTCCACAGAGTTCAAAAAATTCTGGGAAAAATCCCCTACACAACTGAAATCCGAATACCAGGCGAACCCCGAGATTTTGCAGGAATTTATTTCATCCAAGTTGAAGTAA
- a CDS encoding IPTL-CTERM sorting domain-containing protein yields the protein MTFYIRSVSLSAEKKGNILGSLRGVSLLIAAIGLLTPELGMAQAAPVCDGRLFLSQDSPTGLNLVSTATNPMAYTAVGAVSSITYNALGYSPVDGKLYAMRTDSGNLNHLLTLDQSTGAWTDVGAISALPTTSAFNSGAVGSDGIYYVKPSGNTQVIYAINTGAQTFTTINLSQAFTTSDLAWVGGASGGLYSVADNGQLFSINATDGTVTAQGSPDSTGGVLGAQFGGVNGLFGSANNGSGFYQINLSTGKKTMISGSPGSGTNDGGNCPNAPIKFPADLSITKTNGQSSYTPGTNVVYTVTVTNKGPFTATGAKVTDTLPGGISAATWSCTATAGASCMASGTGGIDDTITLPKDGTATYTLTMSVPTSFTGDLVNTATVAVDGNSASAINESPDPDPSNDSATDTDTQKVPTTPGNGTATSVPTLGEWALMLLSMAMAGFAGLRLRRLREM from the coding sequence ATGACTTTTTATATTCGCTCTGTTTCTTTATCTGCTGAAAAAAAAGGGAACATTCTTGGATCGTTGCGTGGCGTATCCCTGCTGATTGCTGCAATTGGCCTGCTCACTCCCGAGCTGGGGATGGCACAAGCTGCACCGGTCTGTGACGGTCGGCTTTTCCTGTCACAGGATTCACCGACCGGCCTCAATCTGGTTTCTACTGCCACCAATCCCATGGCTTACACAGCGGTAGGCGCTGTATCGAGCATCACCTACAACGCGCTGGGCTACTCTCCGGTCGATGGCAAGCTCTATGCGATGCGAACAGACAGCGGCAATTTGAATCATCTATTGACGCTGGACCAAAGTACAGGTGCCTGGACCGATGTGGGAGCTATATCTGCTTTGCCCACAACCTCGGCCTTCAATAGTGGAGCAGTGGGCAGCGATGGCATTTACTACGTCAAGCCAAGTGGCAATACGCAGGTGATCTATGCCATCAATACAGGTGCGCAAACATTCACAACCATCAACCTCAGCCAGGCATTCACCACGTCTGATTTGGCCTGGGTGGGCGGTGCATCCGGCGGCCTGTATTCTGTGGCCGACAATGGACAACTCTTCTCGATCAACGCAACCGACGGCACTGTTACGGCGCAGGGCTCTCCAGACAGCACAGGAGGGGTGCTGGGCGCTCAGTTTGGTGGCGTGAATGGCTTGTTCGGTTCTGCAAATAATGGCAGCGGTTTCTATCAGATCAACCTGAGCACAGGCAAGAAGACAATGATCTCTGGCTCGCCAGGATCGGGGACCAACGACGGAGGCAATTGCCCGAATGCCCCCATCAAATTTCCGGCAGATCTAAGCATCACCAAGACCAACGGGCAGAGCAGTTATACACCGGGTACGAATGTCGTCTACACCGTCACGGTAACGAACAAAGGTCCCTTCACAGCGACGGGTGCAAAGGTGACAGACACTTTGCCCGGCGGAATCAGCGCTGCTACCTGGTCTTGCACGGCTACTGCAGGAGCTTCGTGTATGGCCTCCGGTACAGGAGGCATCGACGACACCATCACCCTGCCCAAGGATGGCACCGCAACCTATACGCTGACGATGTCGGTGCCGACCAGTTTTACCGGTGACCTCGTGAACACGGCCACGGTGGCTGTCGATGGCAACAGCGCAAGTGCTATCAATGAGAGCCCGGATCCGGATCCTTCCAATGACAGCGCGACGGACACTGACACTCAAAAGGTGCCAACAACACCTGGCAACGGTACAGCAACCTCTGTGCCCACATTAGGTGAATGGGCCCTGATGCTGCTATCCATGGCAATGGCAGGATTCGCTGGACTGCGCCTGCGCCGCCTTCGCGAAATGTAA
- a CDS encoding sensor histidine kinase: MTNINYNLFFATSAFVSTLVLIPLLLSNHIRQIGIKRIGLYTLGFFIAILAVYLYAGWFNGHPTIYSYSSYGNHLLTLGVAIQTLGIRRFYYQSSMLYLILPCIAISEILVFWYMWGDPNYPRRLICFTFFLLVFVFIQFFTVVRHGDRSFINRLLSTSLAIECLVYLMRCITILVPGLVPTGPTEFSFIQFSYIFVFSAVMPLTAICLMINGNYLLQQKSLIDAKKNNQQKAETLGYISHDLRAPLASISGYAELLLSDATDAQRKSLLSIQRSVNYQLGLIDELQAFSRIELQPLAIQPNTVDLLLLLNDISEYASSLCSQQNNSFRYEPPKGLPRVIRLDGNRLQQVLLNLLSNASKFTHEGKVILAVTAQPKGAVCALHFAVSDTGIGIDLTQKVDIFGAFQQIHATGGSTGLGLFIAQRIVSAMGGALSVVSTPGQGSTFSFELHVPIVTASDSDWSDVGPSPSAKPLPSFLQIAERGAHAHVNIKTHMSDEALDELANLALCGRVTDIEYWIERHIQESTHFPVADLLRDLLDQFDFPGIHALAQRGRSHSSP; this comes from the coding sequence ATGACCAATATCAACTACAACTTATTCTTTGCTACATCTGCCTTTGTTTCAACGCTTGTACTAATTCCACTGCTTCTGTCCAATCATATTCGTCAGATTGGTATAAAGAGGATTGGTTTATACACTTTGGGTTTTTTTATTGCGATTCTGGCAGTCTATTTATATGCTGGATGGTTTAATGGCCATCCAACCATTTACTCCTATTCATCTTATGGGAATCACCTGTTGACATTAGGTGTGGCTATACAGACGCTTGGCATCAGGAGATTTTATTACCAGTCATCAATGTTGTATTTGATTTTGCCTTGTATTGCAATTTCTGAAATTTTGGTTTTTTGGTATATGTGGGGGGATCCAAATTACCCGCGCAGATTAATATGTTTCACCTTCTTTTTGCTTGTTTTTGTTTTTATTCAATTTTTCACAGTTGTTCGACACGGTGATAGGTCTTTTATTAATCGATTGCTTTCAACATCGCTGGCAATTGAGTGTCTTGTTTATTTAATGCGCTGTATTACAATTCTGGTGCCTGGTCTGGTACCTACAGGCCCAACGGAGTTCTCTTTTATACAATTTTCTTATATTTTCGTTTTTTCTGCAGTTATGCCATTGACCGCTATTTGTTTAATGATTAATGGTAATTATCTATTGCAGCAAAAATCGCTGATTGATGCAAAGAAAAATAATCAACAAAAAGCAGAAACTTTGGGCTATATAAGTCATGATCTTCGTGCACCTCTGGCGTCCATTTCTGGATATGCAGAACTACTGCTCAGTGATGCCACTGATGCTCAGAGAAAATCATTGCTCTCGATTCAGCGCAGCGTCAACTATCAACTAGGCCTGATCGATGAATTGCAGGCATTTTCCAGAATAGAACTACAGCCCCTAGCAATTCAACCCAACACAGTCGATTTATTACTACTGTTGAACGATATTTCAGAATATGCGAGTTCCCTGTGCTCTCAACAGAACAATAGTTTCCGCTACGAGCCTCCTAAAGGGCTTCCTCGAGTGATCCGTCTGGACGGTAATCGTCTGCAGCAAGTTCTGCTTAATCTGCTCTCGAATGCCTCAAAATTCACGCATGAGGGCAAGGTGATTCTGGCGGTTACTGCTCAGCCAAAGGGCGCTGTTTGTGCTTTGCACTTCGCTGTCAGTGATACGGGAATAGGGATCGATCTGACCCAGAAGGTCGATATTTTTGGTGCTTTTCAGCAAATTCACGCAACGGGCGGTAGCACTGGATTGGGATTGTTCATTGCTCAACGCATCGTCTCAGCTATGGGAGGGGCTCTGAGTGTGGTCAGTACTCCGGGTCAAGGCAGCACGTTTTCTTTCGAGCTTCATGTACCTATCGTCACCGCATCTGATTCTGACTGGTCAGATGTAGGCCCGTCTCCCTCCGCAAAGCCTCTCCCTTCTTTTCTGCAGATAGCAGAGCGGGGGGCTCATGCTCATGTCAATATCAAAACCCATATGAGCGATGAGGCCCTGGATGAACTGGCCAATTTGGCACTTTGTGGCCGCGTGACCGACATAGAGTACTGGATTGAACGTCACATTCAGGAAAGCACCCATTTCCCGGTCGCAGACTTGCTGCGTGACCTGTTGGATCAGTTTGACTTTCCCGGTATCCATGCACTTGCGCAGCGAGGTCGGAGCCATTCGAGCCCTTGA
- a CDS encoding sensor histidine kinase, producing MRTSALNADLSEALSAAKTKERQKVEVLGYISHDLRAPLATISGYSKLLLTDAPREHHSPLQTIDRSVKYQLDLIDELLEYAQSELHPLAVKPMDTDLHRLLDDISKYAVALCSLQDNRYQCKTSERLPRHINIDRKRLQQVLLNLLSNAAKFTRGGIVTLSLNARPEGSACILHFAINDTGIGIDLNQSVDIFGAFQQIQAASGSNGLGLFIAQRIVAAMGGSLGVVSAPNQGTTFAFELRVPVIDDSATGWPTVMLDEPGLPKREPPSALPRSAIPPTQALDELADLAVHGRLTDIEAWIERHTSDASYAPFLHRIRISLAHFDFSALQMMAQDNIHETSM from the coding sequence ATGCGAACATCGGCTTTGAATGCCGACCTGAGTGAAGCACTCTCCGCCGCTAAAACCAAGGAACGCCAGAAGGTCGAGGTTCTAGGCTACATCAGCCATGATCTGCGTGCCCCGCTCGCGACGATCAGTGGCTACTCCAAACTCCTGCTTACTGACGCTCCACGAGAGCATCACAGCCCGCTGCAGACCATTGACCGCAGCGTCAAGTATCAACTCGACCTGATCGATGAGCTGCTTGAGTACGCTCAGTCGGAGCTGCACCCTCTTGCCGTCAAGCCCATGGACACTGACCTGCACCGACTCCTGGACGACATCTCCAAATATGCGGTTGCACTTTGCTCACTACAGGACAATCGTTACCAATGCAAAACCTCCGAGCGTTTGCCCCGCCATATCAACATCGACAGAAAGCGTCTGCAACAGGTCTTGCTGAACCTGCTCTCCAATGCAGCCAAATTCACGCGCGGCGGCATAGTCACCCTCTCGCTTAACGCCAGGCCAGAGGGCAGCGCTTGCATTCTGCATTTCGCCATCAACGATACGGGCATAGGCATCGACCTCAATCAGAGCGTCGATATATTCGGTGCCTTCCAGCAAATACAGGCCGCAAGCGGCAGCAACGGCCTGGGCCTCTTCATTGCACAGCGTATCGTCGCGGCCATGGGTGGCTCTCTTGGCGTGGTCAGCGCCCCCAACCAAGGCACCACGTTTGCATTCGAGCTTCGCGTGCCGGTCATTGATGATTCTGCAACAGGCTGGCCCACTGTCATGCTGGACGAACCAGGGCTCCCAAAGCGGGAGCCACCATCTGCCCTGCCCCGCAGTGCCATCCCTCCCACTCAAGCTCTCGACGAGCTCGCCGACCTGGCAGTTCACGGCCGCCTCACCGACATCGAGGCATGGATCGAGCGCCACACAAGTGACGCTTCATATGCTCCATTTCTCCATCGGATTCGAATCTCGCTGGCTCATTTCGACTTTTCTGCACTCCAGATGATGGCGCAAGACAACATCCACGAGACCTCCATGTAG
- a CDS encoding class 1 fructose-bisphosphatase, with translation MNQRISLSRYLVEQQRVDGLIPAQLRLLLEVVARACKSISQSVNKGALGGVLGTAGSENVQGEVQKKLDIIANEVLIEANEWGGHLAAMASEEMDSIYLVPNRYPQGEYLLMFDPLDGSSNIDVNVSIGTIFSVLKKPEGHPGVTEEDFLQPGAQQVAAGYCVYGPQTTLVLTVGDGVAMFTLDREMGSFVLTQENVRIPEDTKEFAINMSNMRHWDTPVKRYVDECLAGVEGPRNKDFNMRWIASMVADVHRILTRGGIFMYPWDKREPNKPGKLRLMYEANPMAWLVEQAGGAATNGRERILDLQPTKLHERVSVVLGSKNEVDRVTRYHLEA, from the coding sequence ATGAACCAACGTATCTCCCTGTCGCGCTACCTCGTTGAGCAGCAGCGCGTCGACGGCCTCATCCCCGCGCAGTTGCGCCTGCTGCTTGAAGTGGTGGCCCGCGCCTGCAAGAGCATCAGCCAGTCTGTCAACAAGGGCGCGCTGGGCGGTGTGCTGGGCACGGCGGGCAGCGAAAACGTGCAGGGCGAAGTGCAGAAAAAGCTCGACATCATTGCCAACGAAGTGCTGATTGAAGCCAATGAATGGGGTGGCCACCTGGCTGCCATGGCCTCGGAAGAAATGGACAGTATCTATCTGGTGCCCAACCGCTATCCCCAAGGCGAATACCTGCTCATGTTCGATCCGCTGGACGGCTCGTCCAACATCGACGTCAACGTGTCGATCGGCACCATCTTCAGCGTGCTCAAAAAGCCCGAAGGCCACCCTGGCGTAACCGAAGAGGACTTTCTGCAGCCCGGCGCCCAGCAGGTCGCTGCTGGCTACTGCGTCTATGGCCCGCAAACCACGCTCGTGCTGACCGTGGGCGACGGCGTGGCCATGTTCACGCTGGACCGCGAAATGGGCAGCTTCGTCCTGACCCAGGAAAACGTGCGCATTCCCGAAGACACCAAAGAATTCGCCATCAACATGAGCAACATGCGCCACTGGGACACCCCCGTGAAGCGCTATGTTGACGAATGCCTGGCAGGCGTCGAAGGTCCTCGCAACAAGGACTTCAACATGCGCTGGATTGCCTCGATGGTGGCGGATGTGCACCGCATCCTCACGCGCGGCGGCATCTTCATGTACCCCTGGGACAAGCGTGAGCCCAACAAGCCCGGCAAACTGCGCCTGATGTACGAAGCCAATCCCATGGCCTGGCTGGTGGAGCAAGCAGGCGGCGCCGCCACCAATGGCCGCGAACGCATCCTCGATCTGCAGCCCACCAAGCTGCACGAACGCGTCAGTGTGGTCCTGGGTTCCAAGAACGAAGTGGATCGCGTCACCCGCTACCACCTAGAAGCATAA
- a CDS encoding DUF11 domain-containing protein, which produces MDDYKWRGWFDKTTAQHQSGAGSLAGQPMQGDWISFGDGEYPNSAGGNTGSGPYPPVITDGDVANGALVARRVSFTYNEKITIAPNVDLSTIKVIGSGGFDDGTLFLVKPDTTPDSSVTNWIRTSASFAGYSAPSLINVNGANTGMGFYYGDNTIGFAVENTFHAPTTSAGNPTGLIADFEISADCLPEAPPPPTQSLICPVGNAAGDTVRIGPFTTNARDWKWTWRTNAGALENVQQPLFDDYRYRSYFNPRTLSEATTARWISPGTTDPAGTDIPGVPYPAATGQSNGGVDASTFVMNQPINVGNNVDLASIKLQGRFAFDDYGNSVYVLPAGGTASSGGTYLSNGYGTFTSLTTPAIPGFQQGENTIGFMLDGGQNTNSCSGGTCALGAIADFYVTASCTGVDPVVTPPAADLSITNSNGMTSVVPGSSVTYTITASNAGPAAVSGATVSSTLPAALTNATWTCTGLGGGTCAATGNGNINDTVSLPAGASVIYTLNATVSSTATGSLANTAAIAPPAGVDDPTPGNNSATDSDTVTAAPGAATATPVPVLDLAGLGLLGILSAGIGAMALRRRHGQGTK; this is translated from the coding sequence GTGGATGACTACAAATGGCGTGGCTGGTTTGACAAGACCACAGCTCAGCACCAGTCGGGTGCCGGTTCTCTGGCAGGACAGCCCATGCAGGGTGACTGGATCTCATTTGGCGATGGCGAGTATCCGAACTCGGCAGGTGGCAACACCGGAAGCGGACCTTATCCGCCAGTCATAACGGATGGTGATGTCGCGAACGGTGCATTAGTTGCAAGACGCGTGTCTTTTACCTACAACGAAAAAATCACCATTGCTCCTAACGTCGATCTGTCCACCATCAAAGTGATTGGATCGGGCGGCTTTGACGATGGCACTTTGTTTTTGGTCAAGCCTGATACGACCCCAGATTCTTCTGTGACGAACTGGATACGTACGTCTGCGTCCTTCGCGGGGTATAGCGCTCCATCGCTCATCAATGTGAATGGTGCCAATACCGGAATGGGGTTCTACTATGGGGATAACACTATCGGCTTTGCCGTTGAAAACACATTCCATGCGCCAACAACGAGTGCTGGCAATCCCACAGGCTTGATTGCGGACTTTGAGATTTCGGCTGATTGTTTGCCAGAGGCTCCTCCGCCTCCCACTCAAAGCCTGATTTGCCCAGTGGGCAATGCAGCAGGCGACACTGTCCGTATCGGCCCATTCACCACCAATGCACGTGACTGGAAGTGGACCTGGCGCACCAATGCTGGCGCACTGGAAAATGTTCAGCAGCCATTGTTTGACGATTATCGCTATCGCAGCTATTTCAATCCGAGAACTCTGTCTGAGGCGACGACCGCTCGCTGGATCAGTCCCGGCACAACGGACCCTGCTGGCACTGATATTCCTGGTGTGCCTTATCCTGCAGCCACTGGCCAATCCAATGGCGGTGTGGATGCCTCCACGTTCGTGATGAATCAACCGATCAACGTGGGCAACAACGTCGACCTTGCCAGCATCAAATTGCAGGGGCGGTTTGCATTCGATGATTACGGAAATTCCGTATATGTCTTGCCAGCCGGTGGTACTGCATCTTCTGGTGGTACTTACCTGTCTAATGGTTACGGGACATTCACTTCATTGACCACCCCTGCCATTCCCGGTTTCCAACAAGGTGAGAACACCATTGGCTTCATGCTTGACGGTGGGCAAAACACCAATAGCTGCAGTGGCGGCACCTGTGCACTCGGGGCGATTGCTGATTTCTATGTGACTGCCAGTTGCACAGGGGTCGACCCTGTCGTAACGCCACCGGCAGCGGATCTGTCCATCACCAATTCCAATGGGATGACCAGTGTTGTGCCTGGCAGCAGTGTGACTTACACCATTACTGCCAGCAACGCAGGACCGGCGGCTGTATCAGGTGCTACCGTGTCGAGCACACTGCCAGCAGCCCTCACGAATGCCACCTGGACCTGCACCGGATTGGGTGGTGGTACATGTGCGGCAACAGGTAATGGCAATATCAATGACACTGTGAGCCTGCCAGCAGGCGCCAGCGTGATTTACACATTGAATGCGACGGTTTCTTCTACAGCGACGGGAAGCCTTGCCAATACTGCGGCTATTGCGCCTCCGGCGGGAGTTGACGATCCCACGCCTGGAAACAACAGTGCTACCGATAGTGACACAGTGACAGCTGCTCCTGGGGCAGCAACCGCTACCCCGGTTCCAGTATTGGACCTTGCAGGCTTGGGTTTGCTGGGTATTCTGAGTGCAGGCATCGGCGCAATGGCGCTGCGCCGTAGGCACGGTCAAGGCACGAAGTAA
- a CDS encoding SDR family oxidoreductase has translation MTKAHTIKGKVVLIAGGAKNLGGLIARDLAQQGAKAVVIHYNSDSSKAEAEATAAAVEKAGAKAHTIQANLVSAGAVAKLFEDTVAAVGRPDIAVNTVGKVLKKPMIEISEVEYDEMAAVNAKTAFFFLKEAGKHVNDNGKVCTLVTSLLGAFTPFYSSYAGTKAPVEHYTRAAAKEFGARGISVTAVGPGPMDTSFFYPAEGADAVAYHKTAAALSPFSKTGLTDIEDVVPFIRHLVSDGWWITGQTILVNGGYTTK, from the coding sequence ATGACCAAAGCTCACACGATCAAAGGCAAGGTAGTTCTGATTGCAGGCGGGGCGAAGAATCTGGGTGGACTGATCGCTCGTGATTTAGCACAGCAAGGCGCCAAGGCGGTGGTCATCCACTACAACAGCGACTCCAGTAAGGCCGAAGCGGAAGCGACTGCTGCAGCGGTGGAGAAGGCTGGAGCGAAGGCGCATACCATTCAGGCGAATCTCGTCTCGGCGGGTGCTGTTGCGAAACTCTTCGAGGACACGGTGGCTGCTGTGGGTCGCCCTGACATCGCCGTCAACACGGTAGGCAAGGTACTCAAGAAACCCATGATCGAAATCAGCGAAGTGGAATACGACGAGATGGCCGCCGTGAATGCCAAGACTGCATTTTTCTTCCTTAAGGAGGCAGGCAAGCATGTCAACGACAATGGCAAGGTGTGCACGTTGGTCACCTCGCTGCTGGGCGCATTCACTCCGTTCTATTCTTCCTATGCCGGCACCAAGGCGCCGGTGGAGCATTACACGCGTGCTGCGGCAAAGGAGTTCGGCGCGCGAGGCATTTCCGTTACTGCGGTTGGCCCTGGCCCGATGGATACCTCATTTTTCTATCCGGCAGAAGGCGCTGACGCTGTGGCGTATCACAAAACGGCTGCGGCGCTTTCGCCTTTCAGCAAGACGGGCCTTACAGATATCGAGGATGTCGTGCCATTCATCCGCCATCTCGTCAGTGATGGCTGGTGGATCACCGGCCAGACCATCCTTGTCAATGGTGGGTACACGACCAAGTAG